The Paramisgurnus dabryanus chromosome 1, PD_genome_1.1, whole genome shotgun sequence genome includes a window with the following:
- the tnni4a gene encoding troponin I4a, producing MGRLRPPNISVPVDSCRSIHQIPQKSHYTVSLSTITPLFSLLVFSLKKRKSKYSATRRLLLKTKLLRKAESLLVKEKEQKDVERENALREKAPPLKLSGLSVQELQELCKDLHEKIDIVDEARYDLAIKVARNDAEIVSLTQRVYELKGKMKRPKLKRVKKSAGAMLGALTDNRIMKADFKANLKTVKKEEEKKEEVTDWRKNVEAMSGMEGRKKLFNAGQ from the exons ATGGGACGATTGCGGCCGCCCAACATCTCCGTGCCTGTCGACAGCTGCCGCTCCATACACCAAATTCCACAAAAG TCACACTACACCGTCTCTCTCTCCACCATAACTCCTCTGTTCAGTCTTCTGGTCTTCTCTTTAAAG AAGAGAAAGTCCAAGTATTCGGCGACACGCAGGCTTCTGCTAAAG ACCAAACTGCTGAGAAAAGCAGAAAGTTTGCTGGTGAAAGAAAAAGAGCAAAAAGACGTGGAAAGAGAAAACGCCCTCAGGGAGAAAGCGCCTCCCCTTAAACTCTCTGGCCTTTCTGTTCAAGAACTGCAG GAGCTTTGTAAAGATTTGCACGAAAAGATCGACATTGTGGATGAAGCGCGATATGATCTTGCTATAAAAGTCGCCAGGAATGATGCAGAG ATTGTGTCGCTTACCCAGAGGGTCTATGAACTGAAGGGCAAAATGAAGCGGCCAAAGCTGAAGCGGGTGAAGAAGTCTGCAGGTGCCATGCTGGGTGCCCTCACAGACAACCGAATTATGAAAGCTGACTTCAAAGCAAATCTCAAAACAGTGAAAAAAGAAGAGGAAAAG AAGGAAGAGGTGACGGACTGGAGGAAAAACGTGGAGGCCATGTCAGGCATGGAGGGCAGGAAGAAACTCTTCAACGCCGGGCAGTAG